The Hippoglossus stenolepis isolate QCI-W04-F060 chromosome 1, HSTE1.2, whole genome shotgun sequence DNA segment CACCTGGGTCCACAACCTTCAGTTCCTGAATGTTCTCATCGGTCAACTCTGATGACAACAAAAAGAGACAGTTATTGTGCTGcataatattcacattttaggAATCAGATGCACAATAAATAACAGACAACCTAATTTCCAGAATAAGTAATCTGAAGGCAGATGAACAAACATGGTAAAACTAAGAAAACATATGATATTGACTGTGTCTATAGGCCTTTATGATTTTCATCTCTGCATTGCCAAGAAACTCCTTATTTCTCAGGCTACATTATGGTGTTGAAAAAAGTCTAAAGAGAACTCTTGACAAGGAATTAAATGCACAATGGCAAAAGGAAACTTATCAAGGCTGTGGTCTCTGGTACATTGGCCCTGAATTGCTaatcataaaacacaaaggcatataagaaaacacaattgcaaaaaagagaacacaacaacaaatcaaaaaacacGTAGACAGTCCATCCAAACAGCAACAAGTCGTGTCGATAGATACCTACCTTgtcttttgtagttttttgttgtttgtttttgatttgtcgttgtgttttgcacttcagggccaccgtagctGGGCATTAAGAGAAGTGTGACTCCATCAGTAACTGACACACTTTGCATCTTGCTTTGTcccaacaaatacaaatgctcATGCTCGTGCATAGAATAAATATTTACCAATACCTGGGGTCAAAATGGAAAACCTTTGGCACAATTCCTCAAGCTGACTGTGAGACACTTGATAAATATCTCTCTATTTTGCTATAGGGACCAAACAAACATTGCCCAGCCCAACGTCTGATTTGGTCTGTAATCTGTGTCTTTGATTCATGAGCAGGTGTGAGTCAGAAGTTTGAAGGCTGTTGCTCAGACTCCTCTTTTGTGGTTCCTGTGTCTGTAGCTCAGAGGTGATTGGGTCGTCACTTCTTATTATATCATACATGTTATCATATGGAGAATTTGCTGTAAATGtctaaatagaaaatatagacAGTTCACTGAAGGCCCCGTGCTGGTTCTCACCACGTCCCCGCCCACCACAGACCTTCCTTGGCTTAAGGGAGCCTGAACCTCTAAATACATCACTGACCTGGAGCCCAGATACCTTTCTGTTAGATTCAGAAGTTCATCGTAAATGTTGTCGACCAGACACATTATTCTCTGGACATACTGACAGTGTTGTGCTCCCACAGTCCCATGTACATGTACAACTGCAACACATACCCAAAACACAATTGAAAAAATATGAGCCACAGTTAGATTTTGATAAGAGGCTTTACTCAATAATATGTACTGAAAACAGTGTTCATAAAATccttgaataaaacatgtattcatatttttcagCTCTTTACGACaggagacaaataaaataaggcAGCATGATCTTTTCTGACATGATGACCTGCTGTCCTAAACAACACCTACAGCTGATAAGCTACAGATACAACCTACACACGAGCTGTAGGCTGGCTCCTTGGTCCTGTATccccatttctttctttcaatcAACCCCCTGTTAATGTGCATTCATCAGGTTAGTTAGGGATGAAAATTTGCAGCAGTAAAAGCACCAGCATGTGTTATAATCCTTCCTGGCACGGAGCTGAAGTTTACCTTCCCTTCTATTTAACCTTACAAAGAGGTTCCAGTAGCAGCTCATgattataacatttttaaaaacacagggtGAGCTGAGAAAAGTGCAACAACACAGTATCATGAATATTTGAATCCGTACTCTCATtaaaagctgcagagctgcagcctccaTGATGACTCTTATTCCTCCTCTGTACAAACTCCATGTTTCTTAAAAAGCCTCggattaaatatttgaatagtTATCTAATCCCTTGTGCAGTTTTCAATGATGGTAACATCATGGCAGTAGTTTCACTTCACATGGTTTTGGTATTTCTCCCGGTTCTTTTCATTCGTTGTATTATAACAGTCCTGAGAATCCATGGTCTCTACAGTACGTCCCATTgtgtcttttcttgtcttttccaCCTCTGAGTCGTCCTGTGTTGTAGGACTGAACCATCACAACTTCTgtgttgttcctgttgtttttaccgTAGACGACTGCTCCAGGCAGTGCTGTCTGCACCAGTTTGATCTATGAGGGTTTCTTTGGGCAGACACTGCCCCCCAAAACCAATGGTTATAATGTTCCTTtcatccagttgtttttttactttgtttgtttatcttttattctATCTTTTATCCACCTGTGCATCTTCATGTCCTCCGGACTGAACATGTGTCAGTAATATCTGTTGAGGCTCTGAGTGACTGTGCTGATGTCAGGTTGTCCGTTCATCCAGATCTCTCGAAGAATCCTTTCCCGCTCTTCTAGCCGCTGGGCTCGGTCCAACTCTGtggacgtgcacacacacacacatacacacaaacacacacacacacacacacagaaagagggCGGGGTGTTAaaatacacccacacactgtcTATTCtcataaatgttaaatgtaaatatgagaAGACTTTCTTTTGTAGAGAATGAATATATCTGACCTTTGTTTTCATCGAAAAAAACAGAGCAACTAGGATTTTCAAATGGGTTTGTTATCTGGAACAGTCAGTGGAGGATCTAGGATTtataaatcaggggccatatCAGCTCCACAGCTTTGAGCAAAGAGAAAcgtcattgaatatattttgatttcattttatatgttttttctcctgtctggtttgtacatttgtttgtttgtttgtgtgtgagcaagaAGCAAAAACTACTAACCACGAAACTTGGGATGGGACATCTTTGCATGGATCCGTACAAAGGGGTGGGTCAAGGAATTTTTTCACTATCTAACATTGTGGAATAGGGTATTTTttgcatggatcttgatggaaacaAATCAAGCATGTTAAGGGGACTAAAATCTACGAGTGTGTTGAATTCAGTGCAGCTTGAGTGAGCTTAAGAGACTGTTGGGCCAAGGCTGAAGTCTGTGCTCTATAACATTCTAGTTCTGGCTGggatcacacaaaaactgttTCAATTTGTTCAACCTGTGTAAtcaatataattaatatttcatgatAAGATTTTATTCCTGAATCATAGTAAGATAAGagaatcctttattagtcccataGTGGGGACATTTCCAATTTGCAACGTTACAGCAGAGTGagcagagtaaaaaaagaatGTATACAGTGTAgacagaatatgtacagtgtgaacatatgtttgtttccattgaaatggattgcacataaGCCATTGAATTTCACACACAGAACTGGGAGCACAGCTGAttgtacagtcttactgctgcaggaaggaaggaCCTGTGATACTGTACCTTCCCTTGGTGCAGCCTGGGTATatgtcattgtgtttgtgtgtgtaccctCAGCCGATGTGAACATGGTGGCATGCAGCAGAGCTCTCTCAAAGCGTCTGCGTCGTCGTGCCGATGGGTCAGACGGGTCGTCCCACTCCTCTGACTCACTGTCCCCCACAGGCCCAGCCCCTCCAGACGCAACAACAGCAGTGCTGTCTGGATTACTGTTGCCGGGCTGATGGCGGGGACAGctgtgatggtggtggtgacgGTGATGGTGCCTGCTCCTGTGGCGATGGTGAGGGTTGTTACTGTTTCCGTAGTTACAGTCTGCTCGACAGTGTATCTGGAAGACGATTGCACAGAGTGTGACGAGGAGGCCGGCACACACACCACCCAGAAACACCAGGGCTGCCCGCTCAGGTtggtctgagagagagagagagagagagagagagagagagagagagagagagagagagaggaaggatgaaTCTTTGCTCTGCCTCCCAGTCACAGGCTAACTTACATTCACAGTTTTGTACCAAACACATTTGATGATCCTCTATCAACAAAGACTGTCAATCAACTGTCAATTTAGCAAATGATGCATGACTTTGggggccccctggtggctctgGGGCCCTAAGCTCTGAATCTTCCCTCATCCCCTCACACCTGATCTCCACATCTCATCTCACTCTGCTGATTTCTCTCAGATTGTCACTGTTTCATCCGTCTGCTACCTGTTCCCTGCTGACCTGCTGCTGACGTACCGTTGTTTGCCTGTTTCCATTCATTTACATCTTCCATCAAACAGCCATATAGAAAATGTACATGTCTACATAGAACAACTGTAGACTGGACAGTACAGAACTCAGCTGACTGACTTTTAACCAGAGCAAATAGATTGAAAAACATCACCCCGGTTTTAGCgtctttacactggcttccactagaattgattttaacaatgtttttgtcATGACAGTTTTTCTGATTGTGGACCTACCTGCAATGAAAGTGTAAGCTGCCATTAGGTTGCTAAGCAATGCCATCTCCTGGGAGACCACCATATTCGGGCTTGTTGTTATTGGAGTGCTCATGATTTACTGTATTGTGTTCTCTGGCAGAGGTCAGTGGGGTTCCTTCCTCATGTCTCCCCTAGACTGTGGGTTTGAgctgtggagggaggagaacagTAGTGAGGAGCGATAGAGGgatagaaggagagaaaagggtaGAGGACGGTGAAAggtgaaaagacacaaacatgataTATAATCCTGAAATCCAAAATTTACACAATAATAGAGTAAAACACTTggattaaccctaacccattaGAATTATTAGTACTCTGTCATTATAATTAGTATTCTTGTGtaaattcatgtgtttgtgttaacaaCATTGAAAAAGTCCTGATTTGTAGAATCCTGtaataaaacatcaaacacGTAttcacacagagataaaaaaaaacatttttaatgatacTAAGATGAAATCAAAGTCAGTTTGTGGAGATTTTTGAAGCTCACAGTTATTTATGTGTCGTTAAGATACAGATGCTTCAACTGAATGCCTTGTATGTTCATGTAGAAAATGTATCACCAATCATTTGTCTTTATCAGTGAATGAAACATGTCTCACACAGAGCTGAGATGAGATGATTATAGAGTACTCTGGAAACTTTGACGCTTTGCCCCTGAGTCTTTACATCACTCTTCACTTTGCCTTCTTTATGAACATGTCTGAGCAGTTATCGGCTGCACAGGTTAGAAGAATCACAGCCATGAGccatttggaaataaaaacgAGGGAACAAAATGAGATtgaaaaatttgatttgatttacttGACAAacagaactgaaaaaaaaacagagtgacATGATTAAGATCTTTTGACTTTCTGGCATCTTAGTGGGTTCAACAACTAATAAGTGTATCTATTATGCCTCAATGGCTCCTCtcaatcacactgtgtgtttaaGTGAAACACACACCGTTTCATTTTAATCTAAATGCATTAGAGAACTCCGCTTCAAGTCTCCTCCCATGATACACACTTGGTAATCACTATAGTTCTTGCATAGCAGGATGTTAATGTAATATGCCACCCACTGTGCTCCAGGTACACAGGTGTGGGTGATACTGTATAACTATCATCCCTGTACAATGTCAGGGGGCCATAGAGGGCTGTATATTATAATTAGGCCTAAAGAAGAGTCCTTCATCCTACATTATGTCATCAGTTGTCTACTCTCTCCCACAAGCCCCATGTAGTAAGTGACCCCCATTAGTTGTGTACGTTAGTCTATTAAACACTGTGACCAGGGGCAGGTTCAGTTTCCTGCCCCGATCACTGTATCTTCTGACAGTGGCAGTGTTGGTTTCCTCATACATTCTCGAAATATAATGATTGATCCTCAGGCAAAGTACTTTATAAATACTCAATTCTACAACATTAGTAAATGTGATGAAAGTGGTTTTAAACgtttaactgttttaaatgtttgaaggCTCCACTAGGTGGCAACAAATAGCTATCAGCCAACTTACACAatttgtttaaactgtaaacaaacacacacgcacgtgcataaacatctacacacacacacacacacacacactctctctctctcacacacacacacacacacacacacgtgacatGATGTTGACTGGAGACTGACCAAAGTCTAATGAGATTCTTTGTGGACTCAAAATCACACTTAGAGCACTGATAGTGAttcgtttttttattattttagctctaacaaattaaaaagcatcAACCAGTGACACGTACCACAGCATTTATTGCCTGAGCTCGTTTGCAGTGCCGAGACAAATATCTAAATAGTATTGTCTAGACACGTAGGTAGACCCACAACCAGACTCTTAGTTGTACTGGAACTCCCCCATACATATCCAGAATTATAGCCTtatcatagatagatagatagaaccAGTCACTGTAACATGCAGACTAATTAAACTAACAGAGCTGAAATCCTGGAGAAGATCCATGAATAGTCCtgtgaaaggagaggaggattgTGACAGAGCAAGGAAAGAGACAAGACTCCGCTGGGTCTGATTTTGGTGCTTAACTTGTGTCTCACCTGATCTGCTTAACCAAACACCCCACAGTCTAATAAGAGTCACAAAGGAAGTGGTCTTATCAGGGTTTTATCCTAAAGATGCCTGAGGGTTTTTCAAATGCTGCTTTTAGTATTTAAagtaaggaaaaaataaaattgagataaaaggaaaaaatatatttaaagcaAAAAAGAGATATCTgctatgtatatgtgtatacaACAATTCTTTGATTTTCTCAATTGGCTGAATACCAGGCAGTATTACCTCTTTGGacatgtaaaaacaataaacactctctgagaaataaacacaactgtCAAATGCCATCCCCTGATTGGGATCCACACAAAACTGTAGTGGATTTTGTGGTTATCTGTCCAGCAATTTTTGTGGAAGGAAATGTCTTGAGGAGTTAATAAATGTCGTTGCTTGAACTGCTCTAAATGTATAGAAATATACAAACTTTAATAGACAGTGACTTACAGTACTTTGTGTGTTCATTATGACGCTGTATCTAACGCTTGGTGCATAATGCGGTTTGACTGACCGAGTTTAAAAACTGCTTCAGGAATAAAGCTGTCTTCATCAGCTAATAAAAGCTCCATCCTGGATAATGCTGATTAACAACCATCACTTACTGTAGGTACAGTGTTGTGTAACAGTGCAAGATGAGAGCTGGTGAGTGTTGGTAATTTCACTTCCTGGGCTCAGCAACACTGAAATCCTGCAAACATCTTCAGGTCCTATGCATTTTTAAAGACAGATGAAAATCTGCACCTTAAATAATTTCTATTCTCTTAAGTAGAGCTAAGTAATATCTTCACTTACAGCAGAGGTGATACTTCACTGAACTGACTGTGCTTAAAGCGTGACTCTCGAATTTCACAAAAAATGGTGAAGCCCCTCGGCGAGACATGACATAACTGCCAGTGTTCACCAacactttgtgttgttgtccaAAATGTAGGAATCTCTTCTTCCAAATAAAATGAGATGTGTTTATTCTGTCATGTACAGACACAGAGTGGAGAAGGGTTGAAAAGATTTTGTAGAACTGATTCCATGAATGTGATTTAATTTCCCAGCTGACAACTTAAAATGCATCTCATGTGAGTGTGTTCTGGCTGAGCGTACATGAGCTTTTCCCCCATTACGCCTTTTAATAATGAGTGGAAACACTTCATGAAGACAGACCAGACTTCATGACAAAAAAGTGTACGTGTACCTTAAACTCTAAAACATCTAAAAAAGACTTCAGGCTTTAAAATCTAAAACGGAAAAAAAACCCCTGCACATTGTACTCTCACAATGACGCAGTAGAGACATGGAACAAGTTCAAACTTCAACAGATAAAAAATGGATGATGCTCTCACAGAACATCAAAGAGGACTGGCCTAAATTTTGACGACACTTTCAGCAGTAAAAACTGAAGGTGCAGTGTTCTTGACCTGTCAGtaaaaaccatagactgtaaataaagatggacgacacgtctccacttcctccctctataTGAAGCCAATATATATCCCTGATATGAATGCTACTTTCCAttaaaattaaaaccaaacttgtcAGAACACGAATACTTGAACATACAATAAGAACtttacctaaaatgacagaaactatatttaagaaaaaattatttgacttgtactttgactttattttggtCTATGTCCAATCCACTAACGTGgaggcgatcaagacactttacatctttacatacagtctatggtaaaaactgaaatcacaCTGAAGAACAAGTCAGCACTTTGTCTGTCACATTTCAGAAAGCATGCAACTCATAATGAAAAACGCATTTTCATCTCAGACTGACACGTTGCtcagcattaaaaacacacctcaGGCCCGTAATTATGTTACACAACAGTGAAAAAGCAATGCATCAACACGACACGTGCACGAGGGAAGAACATGGCTACAGCTCACATGACATCGCAGTGCAAACATAACCCAAGCTCCAAGCACTTTCTAAATTCACTGGCTGTCAGGGTCATTTAGGGATGTCGTGTGTACACGCTGCAGGACGCGGCCGCCCTTCTCTCCCCTGCTCTCCTGCTCAATGCCtctttttagattttagatcATGCCGCTGAATTCAGCTTttcattctatttttttttgtcttttaaaattaaagctGCTCAGATCAATCATGTTTCATGATGCTCCTGCAACCAAATAGAGATCATGTGTCTCAACAGGTcagtgcagagaaaaaaacCTGCGAGGATTTACTGTCAGGCAGCCGAACGTCACAGTTATGTAATGACATTAGTCTGAGACAGTTGGATCCAGCTCATTACAGCCAATCACCCGCTTCAACAGTCAAGACCACAGGAGCTGTTTACACTGATGACACATGACCGG contains these protein-coding regions:
- the eva1a gene encoding protein eva-1 homolog A isoform X2, giving the protein MSTPITTSPNMVVSQEMALLSNLMAAYTFIADQPERAALVFLGGVCAGLLVTLCAIVFQIHCRADCNYGNSNNPHHRHRSRHHHRHHHHHSCPRHQPGNSNPDSTAVVASGGAGPVGDSESEEWDDPSDPSARRRRRFERALLHATMFTSAEELDRAQRLEERERILREIWMNGQPDISTVTQSLNRYY
- the eva1a gene encoding protein eva-1 homolog A isoform X1 yields the protein MSTPITTSPNMVVSQEMALLSNLMAAYTFIADQPERAALVFLGGVCAGLLVTLCAIVFQIHCRADCNYGNSNNPHHRHRSRHHHRHHHHHSCPRHQPGNSNPDSTAVVASGGAGPVGDSESEEWDDPSDPSARRRRRFERALLHATMFTSAEGTHTNTMTYTQAAPREELDRAQRLEERERILREIWMNGQPDISTVTQSLNRYY